In one window of Tellurirhabdus rosea DNA:
- the cyoE gene encoding heme o synthase, which yields MQPTESKTIQTVTLSEKAKAYGELLKFRLSLFVALSGAFGYSLALHRIDWLQLGMLLLGSLAITGAANIINQIIERDSDKLMKRTAGRPLPSGRLSVQEAAVFGFVLFAVGCYIFLAFFNLRSCALSVLSLLLYGFVYTPLKKVGPVAVFVGALPGAFPPMIGWVAATNHFGLEPGILFAIQFFWQFPHFWAIAWVADEDYSRAGIKLLPAAGGKNIQTAFQIMIYTLFLLPVGWLPYAMGMTGFHSGIVATVFGILFLAQTFHLMRKCTDRAALQIMFGSFLYLPVVQIAFLLDKM from the coding sequence ATGCAACCAACGGAAAGTAAAACCATACAAACCGTAACGCTGTCAGAAAAGGCTAAGGCATACGGCGAACTGCTGAAATTTCGGCTTTCGCTGTTTGTGGCCCTGTCGGGAGCGTTTGGTTACAGCCTGGCGCTGCACCGCATCGACTGGCTGCAATTGGGAATGCTTCTACTCGGATCGCTGGCCATCACCGGTGCGGCGAATATCATCAACCAGATCATCGAACGGGACAGCGATAAGCTGATGAAGCGGACGGCGGGCCGTCCGCTGCCCAGTGGACGACTCAGTGTGCAGGAGGCCGCCGTGTTTGGCTTTGTGCTCTTTGCCGTCGGCTGCTATATTTTTCTGGCGTTTTTCAACTTACGGTCCTGCGCCCTGTCCGTACTTTCGCTGCTGTTGTACGGATTCGTCTATACACCGCTGAAGAAGGTCGGGCCGGTTGCCGTGTTCGTTGGGGCACTGCCCGGCGCTTTTCCGCCGATGATCGGCTGGGTTGCGGCGACAAACCATTTTGGCCTGGAACCGGGTATTTTGTTTGCCATTCAGTTTTTTTGGCAGTTTCCGCACTTCTGGGCTATTGCCTGGGTGGCGGACGAAGATTATAGCCGGGCGGGAATCAAACTGCTGCCGGCTGCCGGTGGCAAAAACATTCAGACGGCTTTCCAGATTATGATCTATACGCTGTTCCTGCTGCCGGTTGGCTGGCTGCCCTACGCGATGGGAATGACGGGTTTTCATTCGGGAATTGTGGCGACCGTTTTCGGAATTTTGTTTCTGGCGCAGACGTTTCACTTAATGAGAAAGTGTACGGACCGGGCGGCCTTGCAGATTATGTTTGGGTCGTTTCTGTACCTTCCGGTTGTGCAGATTGCTTTCTTACTGGACAAAATGTAA
- a CDS encoding cytochrome c oxidase subunit 3 translates to MSDTVKTMTLLQEEPEETLSMNPKRFALWLFIVSILMMFASMTSAYLVRRAEGDWLEFDVPRIFWYSTAVLLVSSVSMQWAYIAAKKDNFAALKTAISITFVFGLVFLGMQFQGWKDLVAQNVYFVGNPAGSFMYVFTGLHAFHLITGLVVLLFALRSAFRMKTHSKELTGIQIANTYWHFLDVLWVYLFGFLLYFN, encoded by the coding sequence ATGAGCGATACCGTAAAAACAATGACGTTGCTTCAGGAGGAACCGGAAGAAACCCTCTCGATGAACCCAAAGCGATTTGCGCTTTGGCTGTTTATTGTGAGTATCCTGATGATGTTTGCGTCCATGACCAGTGCCTACCTGGTGCGCCGGGCCGAAGGCGACTGGCTGGAATTTGACGTTCCCCGGATTTTCTGGTACAGCACCGCGGTACTGCTGGTGAGCAGCGTTTCCATGCAATGGGCCTATATTGCCGCAAAAAAAGACAATTTCGCCGCACTCAAGACAGCGATTTCTATTACTTTTGTGTTCGGCTTGGTTTTTTTGGGTATGCAGTTTCAGGGTTGGAAAGACCTTGTGGCCCAAAATGTGTACTTCGTGGGTAACCCGGCAGGGTCCTTCATGTACGTTTTCACGGGTCTGCACGCCTTTCACCTGATTACCGGACTCGTGGTGCTGCTGTTTGCGCTGCGGTCGGCGTTCCGGATGAAGACACACTCAAAAGAACTGACCGGAATTCAGATTGCAAATACCTACTGGCATTTTCTGGACGTGCTGTGGGTCTATCTTTTTGGCTTTTTATTGTATTTCAATTAA
- a CDS encoding cytochrome c oxidase subunit 3: protein MAATATTAETPVFDKGTWMGGVEPMKVSYGKLMMWFFLISDTFTFSALLVTYGMIRFSYPAYDPAIHGAFQFSQLYWPIPERVFEAVPFLHGIHAPLVFVGIMTFILIFSSVTMVLAVEAGHRRDRAAVEKYMLWTIIGGFAFLGSQAWEWGHFIHGTDEGSVIKELVNGQWVQRTVFGANLTENQYGPPAFADLFFFITGFHGTHVFSGVVLNILIFYRTATGMYERRGHYEMVEKVGLYWHFVDLVWVFVFTFFYLV, encoded by the coding sequence ATGGCTGCTACTGCAACGACGGCGGAAACGCCCGTGTTCGACAAAGGGACCTGGATGGGTGGCGTAGAACCAATGAAGGTGAGCTACGGCAAGCTGATGATGTGGTTCTTCCTGATCTCGGATACCTTCACTTTTTCTGCGCTGCTCGTAACCTACGGCATGATTCGCTTTAGCTATCCGGCTTACGACCCCGCAATTCACGGCGCATTTCAGTTTTCACAACTTTACTGGCCGATTCCGGAACGGGTTTTTGAAGCAGTTCCGTTCCTGCACGGCATTCATGCCCCGCTGGTGTTCGTCGGTATTATGACGTTCATCCTAATTTTCTCCTCGGTAACGATGGTACTGGCCGTTGAAGCCGGTCACCGTCGCGACCGGGCTGCGGTTGAAAAGTACATGCTGTGGACCATCATCGGTGGATTTGCCTTCCTGGGCAGCCAGGCATGGGAGTGGGGTCACTTTATCCACGGCACGGATGAAGGTTCGGTAATCAAAGAACTGGTGAACGGACAGTGGGTGCAGCGGACCGTCTTCGGGGCTAACCTGACGGAAAACCAGTACGGCCCTCCGGCCTTCGCGGATCTGTTCTTCTTCATCACCGGTTTCCACGGAACGCACGTGTTCTCCGGCGTGGTGCTGAACATCCTGATCTTCTACCGCACGGCAACGGGTATGTACGAGCGCCGCGGCCACTACGAAATGGTTGAGAAAGTCGGCCTCTACTGGCACTTCGTTGACCTGGTCTGGGTATTCGTCTTTACCTTCTTCTATCTGGTATAA
- a CDS encoding cytochrome C oxidase subunit IV family protein, with amino-acid sequence MAQHTYHNDGEHEVAPAQTGTIWRTFWILAAITALEFIIAFTIPAGTIKTAIFVGMTIVKAFYIVGEFMHLKHETKSLIWSILLPCIFVVWLLIALLMEGGSIFQLR; translated from the coding sequence ATGGCACAACATACATACCATAACGACGGCGAACACGAAGTTGCACCTGCTCAGACGGGAACGATCTGGCGTACGTTCTGGATTCTGGCAGCTATTACCGCACTGGAGTTTATCATTGCGTTCACGATTCCTGCCGGTACGATCAAAACGGCCATCTTCGTGGGAATGACCATTGTCAAAGCCTTTTACATCGTCGGAGAATTCATGCACCTGAAGCACGAAACGAAGTCGCTGATCTGGTCGATTCTGTTACCCTGTATTTTTGTAGTCTGGTTGTTAATTGCCCTGCTGATGGAGGGCGGTTCTATCTTCCAACTCCGTTAA
- a CDS encoding SCO family protein — MQRILKAGAIILVLVVPVLIFLFLRLFGENHFTLKTYYPLTDPGSGAVITQRSPTASWWQMQKDTVYYAVPAYTISIPPKDSTSGRLKLKNTKDFAGRLTILSFNGSACDQTCLRVAGQVNRVLDIFTNDSSIVALTLVDRLAAVNAIKKQYDPRPERWFYGQPTHKAVQRVAEYEYRFGQRPILKPEKETFAFNEGLVLVDKDGHIRGYYKGTDKEDVDRLVLEIRILLDIYAKKSPPYGDA, encoded by the coding sequence ATGCAACGCATCCTGAAAGCCGGGGCCATCATCCTTGTGTTGGTGGTCCCGGTTTTGATTTTTCTGTTCCTGCGCTTATTTGGTGAAAACCATTTCACGCTCAAGACGTACTACCCGCTGACAGACCCAGGTTCAGGAGCCGTCATCACGCAGCGGAGCCCAACGGCCAGCTGGTGGCAGATGCAGAAGGACACGGTCTACTACGCGGTTCCTGCCTACACCATTTCCATTCCTCCCAAAGACTCCACGTCCGGCCGGCTGAAACTGAAAAATACCAAAGATTTTGCCGGTCGTCTGACCATCCTCTCGTTCAACGGATCGGCCTGTGACCAGACCTGTCTGCGGGTAGCCGGTCAGGTTAATCGCGTGCTCGACATCTTTACCAACGATTCCAGCATTGTTGCCCTGACGCTCGTGGACCGGCTGGCGGCCGTCAATGCCATCAAAAAACAGTACGATCCCAGACCCGAGCGCTGGTTTTACGGTCAACCCACGCACAAAGCCGTCCAGCGGGTTGCCGAGTACGAATATCGGTTCGGGCAGCGGCCCATTCTGAAGCCGGAGAAAGAAACTTTTGCTTTCAACGAGGGGTTGGTGTTAGTAGACAAGGACGGCCATATTCGGGGCTATTACAAAGGCACCGACAAAGAAGATGTGGACCGGCTTGTTCTGGAAATCCGTATCCTGCTGGATATTTATGCAAAAAAATCCCCCCCGTATGGCGACGCTTGA
- a CDS encoding DUF420 domain-containing protein: MATLELQQNQKTERLITILSAAIPVVVAILLGIRQKVDLGEWTTVLPHLNGVINSVTTITLLLGYYFIRQKNITAHRAMMLTSFALGSLFLVTYVLYHLSNESTPFGGEGWIRPVYYFLLVSHILLSIGVVWFVLRAVYFALTNQIARHKAVVRWALPIWLYVSTTGVIVYLLIRPYYNH; the protein is encoded by the coding sequence ATGGCGACGCTTGAACTTCAACAAAATCAGAAAACGGAACGGCTGATTACCATTCTTTCGGCGGCCATTCCGGTCGTGGTAGCCATTCTGCTTGGCATTCGTCAGAAAGTTGACCTGGGCGAATGGACCACCGTACTGCCTCATCTGAACGGCGTGATCAATTCCGTCACGACCATCACTCTGCTGCTGGGTTATTATTTCATCCGGCAGAAAAATATTACCGCGCACCGGGCCATGATGCTTACTTCCTTTGCACTGGGTTCGCTCTTTTTGGTAACTTACGTATTGTATCACCTGTCCAACGAGTCAACACCGTTTGGAGGCGAAGGCTGGATTCGGCCGGTGTACTATTTTCTGCTTGTATCGCATATCCTTTTGTCGATTGGCGTAGTCTGGTTTGTGCTGCGCGCCGTTTATTTTGCGTTGACCAATCAGATTGCCAGGCACAAGGCCGTTGTCCGCTGGGCCCTGCCGATCTGGCTGTATGTGAGTACCACGGGCGTTATCGTTTATCTGCTGATTCGCCCGTATTATAATCACTGA
- a CDS encoding DUF983 domain-containing protein, which produces MHEHCPHCGMRFEIEPGYFWGAMYVSYALSGGVALFLGFLLFYAFDDPASWIYLAVILPALVLITPVNFRISRIVWLHYVSGISYNPGA; this is translated from the coding sequence ATGCACGAGCACTGTCCGCACTGCGGCATGCGCTTTGAAATCGAACCGGGCTATTTCTGGGGAGCTATGTACGTCAGTTACGCCTTGTCGGGTGGGGTGGCGCTGTTTCTAGGCTTCCTCCTGTTCTACGCCTTCGACGATCCGGCCTCCTGGATTTACCTGGCCGTGATTCTTCCGGCGCTGGTGCTGATTACGCCCGTCAACTTTCGGATATCCCGGATTGTGTGGCTGCATTACGTCTCCGGAATATCTTATAACCCTGGCGCTTAG
- a CDS encoding RNA polymerase sigma factor: protein MIRVLPFFTTEAQLISALQRADSRAQKLVYERFAGRMLTVCARYIGDRFTAEEVLMDGFMRVFERIGQYKGEGSFEGWMKRIMVNESLTYLRRHKHWLAEVNLDDAAPTAEAAWADENIRAEELLDLLAELPEGYRTVFNLYAIEGYNHAEIAEMLGITESTSKSQLHRARAYLQKQLTQLDAKKNYTAYETASR, encoded by the coding sequence ATGATTCGAGTTCTACCCTTTTTTACAACCGAAGCGCAGTTAATCAGCGCCCTGCAGCGAGCCGACAGCCGTGCCCAGAAGCTGGTGTACGAGCGGTTTGCGGGGAGGATGCTGACGGTCTGTGCCCGGTACATCGGAGACCGGTTTACGGCAGAAGAGGTGTTGATGGACGGATTCATGCGCGTGTTCGAACGGATTGGACAGTACAAAGGGGAGGGGAGTTTTGAAGGCTGGATGAAACGGATCATGGTCAACGAATCGCTGACCTACCTCCGTCGCCACAAGCACTGGCTGGCCGAAGTCAACCTCGACGATGCAGCGCCGACGGCCGAAGCAGCCTGGGCGGATGAAAATATCAGGGCCGAAGAACTGCTCGACCTGTTGGCTGAATTGCCGGAAGGGTATCGAACCGTGTTCAACCTGTACGCAATTGAAGGATATAACCACGCCGAAATTGCTGAAATGCTCGGAATCACGGAAAGCACTTCCAAATCCCAGTTACACCGGGCCCGTGCTTACCTGCAAAAGCAACTGACGCAATTGGACGCAAAAAAAAACTATACGGCATATGAAACAGCATCCCGTTGA
- a CDS encoding outer membrane beta-barrel protein — protein sequence MRQLLILCFILCSTFGFAGGQPTASSSDSLVLIFGNKTRMVIHSTDKNGIQELAKYDLNRIIRDMGLKLDSTDNGNTLVMVDKNNSVRYLRDTVIVVTKKDGNVTVTIRESNNDRVGERQESKRSQDRVGKDDEDYTFRPNDYRRKNGWSRWSMFSVNVGLNLFTNAPGSNALTDDQYQLRPIGSRFVSLAIGQRPVLARGRRAALSVYYGLEFAWNNFMFENDNTVRKGPAGVEFVPIGQEVQKSKLTAATIGIPLVPRVSFYNQSGKKVFHIGAGPYVNYRIDSYTKIKYENDEKDRFRSNYYLNDLRYGLMTHLGIGKTNFFVRYDLNPLFEEDRGPDLRALSFGITL from the coding sequence ATGAGACAGCTACTCATTCTTTGCTTCATACTCTGCAGTACGTTTGGCTTCGCCGGAGGACAGCCGACGGCCAGTTCTTCCGATTCGCTGGTTCTGATTTTTGGAAACAAAACCCGCATGGTCATCCACTCGACAGATAAAAACGGGATTCAGGAACTGGCGAAATATGACCTGAACCGGATTATCCGCGACATGGGCCTTAAACTCGACTCGACCGATAACGGCAATACGCTGGTGATGGTGGATAAGAACAACTCCGTTCGTTACCTGCGGGATACGGTCATTGTGGTCACCAAGAAGGACGGCAACGTCACCGTGACGATCCGGGAGTCCAATAACGACCGTGTCGGAGAAAGGCAGGAAAGCAAGCGCTCCCAGGACCGGGTTGGGAAGGATGACGAAGATTATACCTTCCGGCCGAACGATTACCGTCGCAAAAACGGCTGGAGCCGCTGGAGCATGTTCAGTGTCAATGTGGGCCTGAATCTGTTTACCAATGCCCCCGGCAGCAACGCCCTGACCGACGACCAGTACCAGTTGCGGCCTATTGGCTCCCGGTTTGTTTCCCTGGCCATCGGGCAGCGTCCGGTTCTGGCGAGGGGAAGACGGGCCGCCCTCAGCGTCTACTACGGTCTGGAGTTCGCCTGGAACAACTTCATGTTTGAAAACGACAATACCGTCCGGAAAGGCCCCGCCGGCGTAGAGTTTGTTCCCATCGGGCAGGAGGTCCAGAAGTCAAAGCTGACCGCCGCGACCATCGGCATTCCGCTGGTGCCCCGGGTTTCGTTCTACAACCAGAGCGGCAAAAAAGTATTCCACATCGGGGCCGGTCCGTACGTGAATTACCGCATCGACAGCTACACCAAGATAAAATACGAGAACGACGAGAAAGACCGCTTCCGGTCAAACTATTACCTGAACGATCTTCGCTACGGTCTGATGACGCATCTGGGCATTGGAAAAACAAATTTCTTTGTCCGGTACGACCTGAACCCGTTGTTTGAGGAAGATCGGGGTCCGGACCTGCGGGCGTTAAGCTTTGGGATTACGCTTTAA
- the tuf gene encoding elongation factor Tu, whose translation MAKETFDRSKPHVNIGTIGHVDHGKTTLTAAITKVLAEKGLAAVRDFSSIDNAPEEKERGITINTSHVEYQTASRHYAHVDCPGHADYVKNMVTGAAQMDGAILVVAATDGPMPQTREHILLARQVGVPQLVVFMNKVDMVDDPELLELVEMEIRELLSFYNFDGDNIPVIQGSALGGLNGDAKWVGTIEALMDAVDSFIPLPPRQTDLPFLMPVEDVFSITGRGTVATGRIERGIINSGDPVEILGMGAENLKSVVTGVEMFRKILDRGEAGDNVGLLLRGIEKTDIRRGMVICKPGSVKPHSKFKAEVYVLSKEEGGRHTPFFNKYRPQFYFRTTDVTGEIILPEGVEMVMPGDNITIEVTLINKIAMEKGLRFAIREGGRTVGAGQVTEILD comes from the coding sequence ATGGCTAAAGAAACATTTGACCGTTCGAAGCCGCACGTCAATATCGGTACGATTGGTCACGTTGACCACGGTAAGACTACTCTGACGGCTGCAATCACGAAAGTGCTGGCTGAAAAAGGCTTGGCGGCAGTGCGCGACTTCTCTTCCATTGACAATGCTCCGGAAGAAAAAGAGCGTGGTATTACGATTAACACTTCCCACGTAGAATATCAAACGGCTTCTCGTCACTACGCACACGTCGACTGCCCGGGTCACGCTGACTATGTGAAGAACATGGTAACGGGTGCTGCCCAGATGGACGGCGCTATCCTGGTAGTAGCTGCGACGGACGGTCCGATGCCCCAGACGCGTGAGCACATCCTGCTCGCCCGCCAGGTAGGTGTTCCCCAGCTCGTTGTGTTCATGAACAAAGTGGACATGGTGGACGATCCGGAACTGCTCGAACTCGTTGAGATGGAAATCCGCGAGCTGCTGAGCTTCTACAACTTCGACGGCGACAACATTCCCGTTATCCAGGGTTCTGCACTGGGTGGCCTGAATGGCGATGCCAAGTGGGTTGGTACGATCGAGGCGCTGATGGATGCTGTTGACAGCTTCATTCCCCTGCCTCCGCGCCAGACCGATCTGCCGTTCCTGATGCCGGTTGAGGACGTGTTCTCTATCACGGGTCGTGGTACGGTTGCTACCGGTCGTATCGAGCGTGGTATCATCAACTCGGGTGATCCGGTTGAAATCCTCGGTATGGGTGCAGAAAACCTGAAATCAGTTGTAACGGGTGTTGAAATGTTCCGGAAGATTCTGGACCGTGGCGAAGCCGGTGACAACGTAGGTCTGCTGCTCCGCGGTATTGAAAAAACCGACATCCGTCGCGGGATGGTAATCTGTAAGCCGGGTTCGGTGAAGCCGCACTCTAAGTTTAAGGCTGAGGTTTACGTTCTGTCGAAGGAAGAAGGTGGCCGTCACACGCCGTTCTTCAACAAGTACCGTCCGCAGTTCTACTTCCGTACCACGGACGTAACGGGCGAAATCATCCTGCCGGAAGGTGTTGAGATGGTTATGCCGGGTGATAACATCACCATCGAAGTAACCCTGATCAACAAGATCGCCATGGAAAAAGGTCTGCGTTTCGCTATCCGCGAAGGTGGCCGTACGGTTGGCGCCGGTCAGGTAACGGAGATCCTCGACTAA
- the secE gene encoding preprotein translocase subunit SecE — protein sequence MDKFTAFLKASWEEVQHNVTWPKFSELQASSTLVLVASIIFALLVGLIDFVFENGLNLFYQSF from the coding sequence ATGGACAAGTTTACAGCGTTCCTGAAGGCTTCCTGGGAGGAGGTACAGCACAACGTCACCTGGCCGAAGTTCTCGGAACTCCAGGCAAGCTCAACGCTCGTTTTGGTGGCTTCGATCATCTTCGCGCTGCTGGTGGGATTGATTGATTTTGTCTTCGAAAATGGCCTGAACCTGTTCTATCAGTCGTTCTAA
- the nusG gene encoding transcription termination/antitermination protein NusG: MESGIKWYVVRAVAGQEKKVKSYLDNEIARQGLNDYVPQILIPSEKVYEMRNGKKRVREKTFFPGYILISADLSNGEVMHLITSMPGVLGFLGNSNGPTKIPVPLRQAEVNRILGKVDEVTQEVSAPTLSFLKGESVKVVDGPFSGFIGTVEEVFDERKKLNVVVKIFGRNTPVELSYAQVEKES, from the coding sequence ATGGAAAGCGGAATCAAATGGTATGTCGTCCGGGCCGTTGCTGGTCAGGAGAAAAAAGTCAAATCGTATCTGGACAACGAAATCGCCAGACAAGGTTTGAATGACTATGTTCCGCAAATTTTGATTCCCTCTGAAAAGGTGTATGAAATGCGGAACGGAAAGAAACGCGTTCGTGAGAAGACGTTCTTTCCGGGCTATATTTTAATTTCTGCCGACCTGTCGAACGGCGAGGTGATGCACTTGATCACCAGCATGCCGGGCGTACTGGGTTTTCTGGGCAACAGCAATGGCCCCACGAAAATTCCGGTACCGCTGCGCCAGGCGGAAGTAAATCGCATCCTGGGTAAGGTCGATGAGGTCACCCAGGAAGTGTCGGCCCCGACGCTTTCTTTCCTGAAAGGAGAGTCCGTCAAGGTCGTCGATGGTCCGTTCAGCGGTTTTATTGGAACCGTGGAAGAAGTGTTCGATGAGCGCAAGAAACTGAACGTGGTCGTCAAAATTTTCGGGCGGAATACGCCTGTGGAGCTGAGTTACGCACAAGTAGAAAAGGAAAGTTGA
- the rplK gene encoding 50S ribosomal protein L11 — protein sequence MAKEVAGYVKLQVKGGQANPSPPIGPALGSKGLNIMEFCKQFNGRTQDKMGMVLPVVITYYKDKSFDFVIKTPPAPILLMEAAKIKGGSAQPNRNKVGSVSWDQVRQIAETKMPDLNAFTVESAMKMIAGTARSMGITVTGQAPFETK from the coding sequence ATGGCAAAAGAAGTAGCTGGTTACGTGAAATTGCAGGTGAAGGGCGGCCAAGCCAACCCCTCTCCCCCGATTGGTCCGGCGCTGGGTTCCAAGGGTTTGAATATCATGGAATTCTGCAAGCAGTTCAATGGGCGGACGCAGGACAAGATGGGCATGGTCCTTCCCGTAGTGATCACGTACTACAAGGACAAGTCGTTTGACTTTGTCATCAAGACTCCGCCTGCTCCCATCCTGCTGATGGAGGCTGCAAAAATCAAGGGCGGTTCGGCTCAGCCGAACCGGAACAAGGTTGGGTCGGTAAGCTGGGATCAGGTTCGTCAGATCGCTGAAACCAAAATGCCGGACCTGAACGCCTTCACGGTAGAGTCTGCAATGAAGATGATTGCCGGTACGGCACGCTCAATGGGTATTACTGTAACCGGTCAAGCCCCGTTTGAAACCAAGTAA
- the rplA gene encoding 50S ribosomal protein L1, which yields MGKLTKKQKDALAKYDSKGVYSLAQAAEILKQISYTKFDASVDIDVRLGVDPRKADQMVRGVATLPHGTGKTVRVLVLCTPDKEAEAREAGADYVGLDDFITKIEQGWTDIDVIITMPNVMAKVGKLGRVLGPRGLMPNPKSGTVTPEVGKAVREVKAGKIDFKVDKNGNIHTSIGKVSFEPDKLAENAQEVIATLMRLKPSSAKGTYVKAIHLSSTMSPSVIIDKSTVAGL from the coding sequence ATGGGAAAACTGACGAAAAAGCAAAAAGACGCGCTCGCTAAGTACGACTCCAAAGGAGTATACTCACTGGCGCAGGCTGCCGAGATTCTGAAACAAATCTCGTACACGAAGTTTGATGCTTCGGTGGATATCGACGTTCGTCTGGGCGTTGATCCGCGTAAAGCTGACCAAATGGTTCGCGGCGTAGCTACTTTGCCCCACGGTACTGGTAAAACGGTTCGTGTGCTGGTACTCTGCACGCCCGACAAAGAGGCAGAAGCACGCGAAGCCGGTGCTGATTATGTAGGCCTGGACGATTTCATTACGAAAATCGAACAGGGCTGGACCGACATCGATGTGATCATCACGATGCCGAACGTTATGGCGAAAGTTGGTAAGCTCGGCCGGGTTCTCGGTCCGCGCGGACTGATGCCGAACCCCAAGTCGGGTACGGTAACGCCGGAAGTTGGTAAGGCCGTTCGTGAAGTGAAAGCCGGTAAAATCGACTTTAAAGTTGACAAAAACGGCAACATTCACACCAGCATCGGTAAAGTGTCTTTTGAGCCGGATAAACTGGCCGAAAACGCCCAGGAAGTCATCGCGACCCTGATGCGTCTGAAGCCTTCTTCGGCAAAAGGAACGTATGTTAAGGCGATTCATTTGTCAAGCACAATGAGTCCGAGTGTGATAATTGACAAATCGACGGTAGCTGGACTGTAA
- the rplJ gene encoding 50S ribosomal protein L10, giving the protein MTREEKGAIIEELSEKFKSVPYFYITDASGMSVGETNRLRRMCFERGIEYRVIKNTLIKKALETLETDYSSFEGTVLKGFSGVMFSTESGKTPAKLIKDFRRESGNDKLKLKGASVDYSLFIGADQLDTLLTLKSKNELVADVIALLQSPAKNVISGLQGGGNKLAGILKTLSEREAA; this is encoded by the coding sequence ATGACACGCGAAGAAAAAGGAGCCATTATTGAGGAACTGAGCGAAAAGTTCAAGTCAGTTCCCTACTTCTACATCACCGACGCAAGTGGCATGTCAGTAGGTGAAACCAACCGGCTGCGTCGGATGTGCTTCGAACGGGGCATCGAGTACCGGGTTATCAAGAACACGCTGATCAAAAAGGCGCTGGAAACACTTGAAACCGATTACTCTTCCTTCGAAGGAACGGTTCTGAAAGGATTCTCCGGCGTTATGTTCAGCACGGAATCCGGAAAGACGCCCGCTAAACTCATCAAAGACTTCCGTCGGGAGTCGGGTAATGATAAGCTGAAGCTGAAAGGCGCTTCGGTTGACTACAGCCTCTTCATCGGTGCTGATCAACTCGACACGCTGCTGACGCTGAAGAGCAAAAACGAGCTTGTCGCGGACGTTATCGCCCTGCTGCAATCGCCGGCCAAGAATGTTATTTCTGGTCTGCAAGGCGGCGGCAACAAGCTGGCAGGTATCCTCAAAACGCTGTCGGAGCGCGAGGCCGCTTAA
- the rplL gene encoding 50S ribosomal protein L7/L12, with product MADLKAFAEQLVNLTVKEVNELAAILKDEYGIEPAAAAPVMVAGGAGAGDAAAAAPEKTSFDVILKSPGAGKLAVVKLVKDLTGLGLKEAKELVDGAPKPVKEGVAKDEAEALKKQLEEAGAEVEVK from the coding sequence ATGGCAGATCTGAAAGCGTTCGCAGAGCAGCTTGTCAACCTGACGGTAAAAGAAGTTAACGAACTCGCTGCTATCCTGAAAGACGAGTATGGCATCGAGCCGGCTGCGGCCGCTCCGGTTATGGTAGCTGGTGGCGCTGGCGCCGGTGACGCTGCTGCGGCTGCTCCCGAAAAGACGTCTTTCGATGTTATCCTGAAGAGCCCCGGTGCTGGTAAACTGGCGGTTGTGAAGCTGGTGAAAGACCTGACCGGTCTGGGCCTGAAAGAAGCTAAAGAACTGGTAGACGGTGCTCCGAAGCCGGTTAAAGAAGGCGTAGCGAAAGATGAAGCTGAAGCGCTGAAAAAGCAACTGGAAGAAGCCGGTGCAGAAGTAGAAGTTAAGTAA